One part of the Anopheles coustani chromosome 2, idAnoCousDA_361_x.2, whole genome shotgun sequence genome encodes these proteins:
- the LOC131264187 gene encoding protein tramtrack, beta isoform-like, with protein sequence MDKKVCLMRHSSTFLAEINRLQSQGQLQDVTLSTGAQQIRLHKLVLAAASPYFRALICKTPSPQPIFTVGIPYHDLRVIVDALYQSKVEIPVAQLSSVLNSANKLQIRVLVQETSPRVPNKRPASRMEADDPFGPGSSRNCSAIVSSSTSPTPVPIKRPPSRADDDAQPGPSGLGRFWNRSALVGAGVSVAAELPNLVTMMQRTCVIGDAPQRVEDKMEIQPDAEIGKAVQREGEKGGSEEKMDLDVPNPKIARGSASTENDGKK encoded by the coding sequence ATGGATaaaaaggtttgtttgatgcgGCACAGCTCTACTTTTCTTGCCGAAATAAATCGATTGCAGAGCCAGGGCCAGCTCCAAGACGTTACGCTGTCAACCGGAGCGCAGCAGATTCGGCTCCATAAGCTGGTACTGGCGGCCGCCAGCCCGTATTTCAGGGCGCTCATTTGCAAAACGCCCTCACCGCAGCCCATCTTCACCGTGGGGATACCGTACCATGATCTGCGCGTGATCGTCGACGCCTTGTACCAGTCTAAGGTGGAGATCCCTGTGGCGCAGCTCAGTTCCGTGCTGAACTCGGCAAACAAGTTGCAGATCCGCGTCTTGGTGCAGGAAACGTCCCCCCGTGTTCCGAACAAGCGTCCAGCGTCCCGGATGGAGGCCGACGACCCGTTCGGGCCTGGTAGCTCCCGGAATTGCTCCGCAATAGTGAGTTCATCCACTTCGCCCACCCCGGTTCCCATCAAGCGTCCGCCATCCCGGGCCGACGACGATGCACAGCCCGGTCCGTCCGGGCTCGGACGCTTCTGGAATCGCTCCGCGCTAGTGGGAGCGGGAGTTTCGGTTGCCGCGGAGCTGCCCAACCTGGTTACCATGATGCAGCGTACGTGCGTGATTGGCGATGCGCCTCAGCGTGTTGAGGATAAGATGGAAATTCAGCCGGACGCGGAGATCGGGAAAGCGGTTCAGCGTgagggggaaaaagggggatCGGAAGAGAAGATGGATCTCGACGTGCCGAATCCGAAAATCGCTCGAGGATCAGCTTCAACGGAGAACGACGGCAAGAAGTAA
- the LOC131266146 gene encoding U3 small nucleolar RNA-associated protein 18 homolog has product MITLNDKLTRKGLPKEKQPIGVPKNPKRQEEEYVFAAESDEELDLSRVKEEDDDDEEEMKFEEPMPKRSKNTVNDDVNVKEEPDTDESENYSEMAKTEDDTLEVNGERKKLGGSKRLRLQRKRHAEFYDQLGDKQISRAGTRQEKELMSLVFGDKSEIVSQLEDKKKTKSNKKAKKKVKSKPGQSDSAVWHDSDDDDQDDDANRKRNKYNRDQGQLTNERRRKQFEQIVGNPRWADLNRERERSDSEDEAMRKVGHVVKGTTSHVLPKGMIELKKLKNLNRETKHEGEITSINFHPTSMVAIITGKSGMVSIVAVDGVRNEKLHTIGLEKFNIACARLSSGGNEAIFGGYRKFFHVYNLLSGESNTIKIPPLETWSMKSFRISSCGEYLATVGDSGEVHVLSAKGKELLWTIQLRCVCQALAFTPDSRYLLCHSSDTEVTVYSFEQRRIVNVFQDEGCVNGSAIAVSPSGQFVATGSRQGVVNIYSLDETIEKKFPVPHKSITNLTTYIDSLTFNATSELLAMASSTIPNAVKLVHVKSGTVFRNFPIVATSLGNVTTVEFSPSGGFLAIGNKKSVVSLFRVKHYQNY; this is encoded by the exons ATGATTACACTAAATGATAAACTTACCCGAAAGGGTttgccgaaggaaaaacaaccaataGGTGTGCCAAAAAATCCCAAACGCCAGGAGGAGGAATATGTTTTTGCCGCTGAAAGCGACGAAGAGTTGGACTTGAGCAGAGTCAAGGAGGAGGATGATG ATGATGAGGAGGAAATGAAATTCGAGGAACCGATGCCTAAACGCAGCAAGAACACAGTAAATGATGACGTGAATGTAAAGGAGGAGCCAGACACGGATGAGTCCGAAAATTATTCTGAAATGGCTAAAACTGAGGACGACACATTAGAGGTAAATGGTGAACGTAAAAAGCTTGGCGGTTCAAAAAGGCTTcgactgcagcggaaacgtcacgCCGAATTCTACGACCAGTTGGGCGACAAACAAATATCGCGGGCAGGGACGCGCCAGGAGAAGGAACTCATGTCGCTGGTTTTTGGTGATAAATCAGAGATCGTTTCACAGCTCGAAGACAAAAAGAAGACTAAATCGaataagaaagcaaaaaagaaggtAAAATCGAAACCGGGACAATCTGATTCTGCCGTATGGCATGACtcggacgacgacgatcagGACGACGATGCCAATCGGAAGCGCAACAAGTACAATCGCGATCAGGGGCAGCTTACGAACGAGCGGCGCCGTAAGCAGTTCGAGCAGATTGTCGGCAATCCGAGATGGGCCGATTTGAATCGCGAGCGGGAACGCTCGGACTCGGAGGACGAGGCGATGCGAAAGGTAGGCCACGTAGTGAAGGGAACGACATCGCACGTCCTGCCAAAGGGTATGATCGAGTTGAAAAAGCTGAAAAATTTGAATCGCGAAACAAAGCACGAGGGTGAAATTACGTCGATCAACTTCCATCCGACGTCGATGGTGGCCATCATCACTGGCAAGAGCGGAATGGTCTCGATCGTCGCGGTGGACGGTGTACGGAACGAGAAACTGCACACAATCGGGCTGGAAAAGTTCAACATCGCCTGCGCCCGCCTTTCATCAGGCGGAAACGAGGCTATTTTCGGTGGTTACCGCAAATTCTTTCACGTATACAATTTGCTCAGCGGTGAGAGTAACACCATAAAAATTCCCCCACTGGAAACGTGGTCCATGAAGAGCTTTCGCATTTCGTCGTGCGGTGAATATCTCGCGACAGTCGGCGATTCTGGAGAGGTGCACGTGCTGAGCGCGAAAGGAAAGGAACTGCTGTGGACGATTCAGCTACGGTGCGTATGCCAGGCGCTGGCTTTCACTCCCGACAGCCGGTATCTGCTGTGCCACAGCAGTGACACGGAGGTTACGGTGTACAGCTTCGAACAACGCCGGATAGTGAACGTGTTCCAGGATGAAGGATGTGTGAATGGATCGGCAATCGCCGTCTCCCCCAGCGGGCAGTTTGTGGCGACGGGCAGCAGGCAGGGAGTGGTCAACATTTACTCGCTGGACGAGACCATCGAAAAGAAGTTTCCGGTGCCACACAAGTCCATCACCAACCTTACGACCTACATCGATTCGCTCACGTTCAATGCCACTTCGGAGTTGCTGGCGATGGCCTCGTCAACCATCCCCAATGCGGTAAAGTTGGTGCACGTGAAGAGCGGCACCGTGTTCCGGAACTTCCCGATTGTTGCGACTAGCTTGGGAAATGTGACGACCGTCGAATTTTCTCCCTCCGGTGGCTTTTTGGCCATCGGTAATAAGAAGAGCGTCGTCTCTCTGTTTAGAGTCAAGCATTATCAAAACTATTGA
- the LOC131262962 gene encoding protein arginine N-methyltransferase 5, with translation MAPEHKSNAFISLYLDTAYDLEKEIENATKLQCNSVTVPIVHLNFDREFVREPLRTKHGQFTRSDLLLSSSEWVNKVICRIGENVDLDSPIDHIRQQAERTVLQEISFAEHLVQNGYLYTRLRGTNCANLARTIACGMTRGWLLVEVPITNPKSAQNGWRRDITDDDVQPVEDPWHWWNAFRTYADFNQQVKVALELTVDVPTKDEIYRWQGEPINGIVLPANIFLTNANNYPVLSKAHQSILVMLYRIFQCNIILKANPADGHLVHYVDYIRHIIKQNDVRDPLEGFDDLLEIPLQPLYDNLDSFTYEIFEKDPVKYIFYQNAIEQALTDRVPEEEKDTRTTIIMVVGGGRGPLVRAALNASVKANRRVKVYVIEKNPNAIVTLTAHINELWKDRNVELISKDMREFNPPEKADILVSELLGSFGDNELSPECLDGAQKHLKDNGISIPCKSTSYINPCFASKVYNQVRTLERNPHSKDRTVTSRTMEQTYVAYQKNVYHIDNPQPVFEFVHPNRDPDMIDNSRYRTIHFKASLDCVLSGFTGYFDTVLYKDIMLSIHPFTHTKGLASWFSMFIPLTEPVQVRAGDEIVVNFWRCVSSHKVWYEWSLSAPVKTHVHNFNGRGHPIWQ, from the coding sequence ATGGCACCGGAACACAAATCAAATGCGTTCATTTCACTGTACCTCGACACGGCGTACGATTTGGAGAAGGAAATCGAAAATGCTACGAAGCTGCAATGCAACTCTGTTACCGTTCCCATTGTGCACCTGAACTTTGACCGAGAGTTTGTGCGAGAACCGTTGCGGACCAAACATGGCCAATTCACGCGGTCCGATCTGCTGCTATCCTCGTCTGAGTGGGTCAACAAAGTGATCTGTCGCATCGGTGAGAACGTCGATTTGGACTCGCCGATCGATCACATCCGGCAGCAGGCCGAGCGGACAGTGCTGCAGGAAATATCGTTCGCCGAACACCTGGTACAGAATGGGTACCTCTACACGAGGCTTCGGGGAACGAATTGTGCGAACCTTGCCCGCACGATCGCCTGCGGGATGACCAGAGGGTGGCTGCTGGTGGAGGTGCCTATTACCAACCCGAAATCCGCCCAAAACGGCTGGCGAAGGGACATCACGGACGACGATGTGCAGCCGGTAGAAGATCCGTGGCACTGGTGGAACGCTTTTCGCACGTACGCTGACTTCAACCAGCAAGTGAAGGTAGCGCTGGAGTTGACCGTAGACGTTCCGACAAAGGACGAAATCTACCGCTGGCAAGGTGAACCGATCAATGGCATCGTACTGCCggcaaacattttcctcaCGAACGCCAACAACTACCCGGTACTCTCGAAGGCGCACCAGTCGATCTTGGTAATGCTTTACCGTATCTTTCAGTGCAACATTATTCTGAAAGCTAACCCGGCCGATGGACATCTCGTACACTATGTGGACTACATCAGGCacatcataaaacaaaacgatgtcCGAGATCCGTTGGAAGGGTTTGACGATTTACTGGAGATTCCCCTTCAACCTTTGTACGATAATTTGGATAGTTTCACCTACGAAATCTTCGAAAAGGATCCGGTAAAGTACATTTTCTACCAGAACGCCATCGAACAGGCCCTGACCGATCGGGTACCGGAAGAGGAGAAGGACACGCGAACGACGATCATCATGGTAGTCGGCGGTGGACGTGGGCCACTCGTTCGGGCGGCTCTGAACGCCTCGGTTAAAGCAAACCGACGCGTAAAAGTCTACGTGATAGAGAAGAACCCGAACGCCATCGTAACGCTGACGGCTCACATCAACGAGCTCTGGAAGGACCGTAATGTGGAGCTTATCTCGAAGGATATGCGAGAATTCAATCCGCCGGAGAAGGCCGACATTCTCGTCTCGGAACTGCTCGGCTCGTTTGGTGACAATGAGCTTTCACCGGAGTGTCTCGACGGGGCGCAAAAGCACCTAAAGGACAACGGTATCAGTATACCGTGTAAATCAACCTCGTACATCAATCCGTGCTTCGCCTCGAAGGTTTACAACCAGGTGCGAACGCTCGAGCGCAACCCGCACTCGAAAGATAGAACTGTTACATCGCGCACCATGGAGCAGACCTACGTGGCCTACCAGAAAAACGTGTACCACATCGACAATCCACAGCCGGTGTTCGAATTTGTCCACCCGAACCGTGATCCCGATATGATCGATAACAGCCGCTACCGTACCATACACTTCAAGGCGTCGCTCGATTGCGTGCTGAGCGGGTTCACCGGTTACTTCGATACGGTGCTGTACAAAGACATCATGCTGAGCATTCATCCGTTTACGCACACGAAGGGACTGGCGTCATGGTTTTCCATGTTTATCCCACTGACGGAGCCGGTGCAGGTGCGGGCGGGCGACGAGATTGTGGTCAACTTTTGGCGCTGCGTCTCATCGCACAAGGTTTGGTACGAGTGGAGCCTGAGTGCACCGGTCAAAACTCATGTTCACAATTTTAATGGCAGAGGACACCCGATCTGGCAGTAG
- the LOC131266149 gene encoding small integral membrane protein 4, whose protein sequence is MIVRKSKTLKQLLDKWPGKSIFGIYRFLPIFFGLGAALEFSMIHWRVGDTNFYNTFKKRQAKEIVEERLRLHQLEPIRE, encoded by the exons atgattgttCGCAAGAGTAAAACATTGAAGCAACTTCTGGATAAATGGCCCGGTAAAAGCATCTTCGGCATTTATCGCTTTTTGCCGATATTCTTCGGGCTCGGAGCAGCGCTGGAGTTTTCGATGATCCACTGGCGAGTTGGGGATACCAATTTCT ATAATACGTTCAAGAAGCGACAGGCAAAGGAAATTGTGGAGGAAAGGCTACGATTACATCAGCTAGAACCGATTCGGGAATAG
- the LOC131266145 gene encoding coiled-coil domain-containing protein 93 has product MATKNIFSKHLPNVKLATRFDADGNEIQVEKREDEEQKRKEQEIIDALVGAGYYRAHILGLSSFDKIVGGMTWCIEACDYDVNVDLLFHENLTIGQKIALTEKIVGVLPRMKCPYLIEPHQIQGLDFINIFPVIQWLVKRSVENRTKKADTLRKLAATQFQNHFTLESDRQLQRLRVTQLGHLQAIEAKYLPKRQFKLRKAAGGGWIPVRPRGDATGQEESEEGQSIEEETEDEDTEEAEVPLSTVRELDFEVLFKSFAKEHNISIELSETDHSTLTKTYDIIKQKLSPEALEQVAERNQMKTQLAAKLALEKKLELARIECDQLQETVREEEHQLQVATEQKENLEEEIRNLDNLEISEENQKILDHVKQLVLKNERMKKQETLFKENCKKELAELQQKIEKSEVSTPEEDVKELQRQLDMEQERLKSLRLQLAKKNRAYVSINRQLDNIPDRTELAQYQRRFLELYNQVSAKHRETKQFYTLYNTLDDTKLYLEKEMSLLNSIYENYSGAMQTPHSREQFVQQFETIVEGIRSTKGKLKKKCDDEKAKRDGLNSQLLCLVEQQRKYAATVKQLTMECQRNEALLQRLKALKAIAASAGHQS; this is encoded by the exons ATGGCTACTAAGAATATCTTCTCCAAACATCTCCCGAACGTAAAGCTTGCAACTCGTTTCGATGCGGACGGCAATGAGATACAG GTTGAAAAACGAGAAGATGAAGAGCAGAAGCGCAAGGAGCAGGAAATTATTGACGCGCTCGTCGGGGCTGGCTACTATCGGGCGCATATTCTGGGACTCTCTTCCTTCGACAAAATCGTGGGCGGAATGACCTGGTGCATCGAAGCCTGCGACTATGACGTCAATGTGGATCTTCTGTTTCACGAGAATCTTACCATCGGACAAAAGAT TGCTTTGACGGAGAAAATCGTTGGCGTGCTGCCGCGGATGAAGTGTCCCTACCTAATAGAACCACATCAGATTCAGGGATTGGactttatcaacattttcccGGTGATTCAGTGGTTGGTGAAGCGTTCGGTAGAAAATCGCACCAAGAAAGCTGACACACTGAGGAAGCTAGCGGCGACGCAGTTCCAGAACCACTTTACTCTCGAATCAGACCGCCAGTTGCAGCGTTTGCGAGTAACACAGTTGGGCCATCTGCAGGCCATCGAAGCGAAGTATCTTCCCAAGCGACAATTCAAGCTACGGAAGGCTGCCGGTGGCGGGTGGATACCGGTACGCCCACGAGGGGATGCTACGGGACAGGAAGAATCCGAAGAAGGTCAATCCATTGAAGAGGAAACTGAAGATGAAGATACGGAAGAAGCTGAGGTACCTTTGTCCACCGTTCGGGAG cttgattttgaagttttatttaaaagctTTGCAAAGGAG CATAATATTTCTATCGAACTCTCGGAAACTGACCATTCAACCCTGACGAAAACGTATGACATAATCAAGCAAAAATTATCGCCCGAAGCACTTGAGCAAGTGGCCGAAcgaaaccaaatgaaaactCAACTGGCAGCCAAACTTGCGCTGGAGAAGAAACTCGAGCTGGCTCGCATTGAATGCGACCAGCTGCAGGAAACGGTCCGTGAGGAGGAACATCAGCTTCAGGTGGCCActgagcaaaaggaaaacctgGAGGAGGAAATTCGTAATCTCGACAATCTGGAAATCAGTGAAGAGAATCAAAA gATTTTGGATCACGTTAAGCAACTCGTTTTAAAGAACGAACGTATGAAGAAGCAGGAAACTTTGTTCaaagaaaattgcaaaaaagaaCTTGCGGAACTGCAACAAAAGATTGA aaaatcagAAGTTTCCACGCCGGAGGAAGATGTGAAGGAACTGCAAAGGCAACTCGATATGGAACAGGAGCGTTTGAAGTCCCTTCGTTTGCAGCTGGCGAAGAAAAACCGGGCCTACGTTTCGATCAACCGTCAGCTGGATAACATCCCGGATCGAACTGAACTTGCTCAGTATCAACGAAGATTTCTGGAACTTTACAATCAAG TCAGTGCAAAGCACCGGGAAACGAAGCAATTCTATACGCTCTACAACACACTGGACGACACAAAGCTTTATCTGGAGAAGGAAATGTCATTGCTGAATTCAATCTACGAAAACTATTCCGGTGCCATGCAGACTCCCCACTCGAGGGAACAGTTTGTGCAGCAGTTCGAAACGATCGTCGAGGGCATCCGGTCGACGAAGGGTAAACTGAAGAAAAAGTGCGACGATGAAAAGGCCAAACGTGATGGACTGAACTCACAGTTGCTCTGTCTGGTGGAGCAGCAGCGAAAGTATGCTGCCACGGTCAAGCAGCTCACGATGGAATGCCAGCGCAATGAGGCCCTGCTGCAGCGTTTGAAGGCACTGAAAGCCATTGCGGCTAGTGCTGGCCACCAGTCGTAG
- the LOC131266150 gene encoding ubiquinol-cytochrome-c reductase complex assembly factor 6 has protein sequence MPAGVPMRQYLTFMAASLLSMFIGSQVVHNYYHPLRDLNYYIEREIKSQRLREVPQQPENESP, from the coding sequence ATGCCTGCCGGTGTTCCTATGCGACAGTATCTTACCTTTATGGCCGCCTCCCTACTGTCGATGTTCATCGGCTCACAGGTGGTCCACAATTACTACCATCCCCTTCGTGACCTAAATTACTACATCGAGCGGGAAATCAAAAGCCAGCGGTTGCGAGAAGTGCCTCAGCAGCCGGAAAATGAAAGCCCGTGA
- the LOC131266148 gene encoding LOW QUALITY PROTEIN: replication factor C subunit 3 (The sequence of the model RefSeq protein was modified relative to this genomic sequence to represent the inferred CDS: substituted 3 bases at 3 genomic stop codons) encodes MALWVDRYRPRELAKLDYHKTQANQLINLCSQGDFPHLMFYGPSGAGKKTRIICLLRELYGPGVERLRNEVMNFTTPSNKKIEIMTVSSNYHIEVNPSDVGIYDRVVITDMIKQIAQTQQIDPSGQREFKTIVLSEVDELTKDAQHALRRTMEKYVATCRLVLCVNSTSRIIPAVKSRCLGIRVSAPTEEEIIGIMNVSXSLFPPFPIETNLSCCXTNXTICKKEGLHIPPELATRIAQKSERNLRRAILTLEACKVQQYPFTANQDIPDMDWQTYLRETANMIVQEQSPQRMEVVRERLYELLSQGIPPDIIFKGLVQILVKNCDMSLKTQTLSFAGLYDHRMQRGSKHIFHLEAFVAQFMALYKKFLNQVSVMDMDDF; translated from the coding sequence ATGGCGCTCTGGGTCGATCGCTACCGTCCGCGTGAGCTAGCGAAGCTGGATTACCACAAAACGCAAGCCAACCAACTGATCAACCTGTGCTCGCAAGGTGATTTCCCCCATCTGATGTTCTACGGACCATCCGGGGCTGGGAAGAAAACGCGCATCATCTGCCTGCTGCGGGAGCTGTACGGACCAGGGGTGGAGCGTCTCCGCAACGAAGTGATGAATTTCACGACGCCATCTAACAAAAAGATAGAAATCATGACCGTCAGCAGCAACTACCACATCGAGGTGAACCCGTCGGACGTAGGAATCTACGATCGAGTCGTCATCACGGACATGATCAAACAGATTGCCCAAACGCAGCAGATCGACCCGTCGGGCCAGCGGGAGTTCAAAACGATCGTGCTCTCGGAGGTGGATGAGCTGACGAAGGATGCACAGCATGCCCTGCGTCGTACGATGGAGAAGTACGTCGCCACGTGCCGTTTGGTATTGTGCGTCAATTCCACATCGAGAATCATTCCAGCGGTAAAGAGCCGTTGCCTAGGGATACGCGTCTCTGCACCAACAGAAGAAGAGATTATTGGCATCATGAACGTGAGTTAATcacttttccccccttttcctATCGAAACTAACTTGAGTTGTTGTTGAACGAACTAAACGATCTGCAAAAAGGAAGGCCTCCACATCCCGCCCGAACTGGCAACCCGGATTGCGCAAAAGTCTGAACGTAACCTGCGCCGGGCAATACTGACGCTCGAGGCGTGCAAGGTGCAGCAGTATCCGTTCACCGCAAACCAGGACATCCCGGACATGGACTGGCAAACGTACCTCCGGGAAACGGCTAACATGATCGTTCAAGAGCAAAGCCCGCAGCGCATGGAAGTCGTCCGGGAGCGTCTGTACGAGCTGCTTTCCCAGGGCATCCCACCGGACATTATTTTCAAGGGGCTGGTGCAGATTCTGGTCAAAAACTGCGACATGAGTCTAAAGACACAGACGCTCAGCTTCGCCGGTCTGTACGATCACCGGATGCAGCGGGGAAGCAAGCACATTTTCCACCTGGAAGCGTTCGTGGCCCAGTTTATGGCGCTCTACAAGAAGTTCCTCAACCAGGTGTCGGTGATGGACATGGATGACTTTTGA